The following proteins are co-located in the Xiphophorus hellerii strain 12219 chromosome 2, Xiphophorus_hellerii-4.1, whole genome shotgun sequence genome:
- the fbln1 gene encoding fibulin-1 isoform X3, giving the protein MLPPCTDVMKYLKVVFLRTVCHLLHAETRYGHFSATSRIKMCCDCCLLGKEAQDLNIPCDHNLSVGYQCSLVSRACCMDGASDNQTAAVGQSELPNQDGSAGVAVGVDPCKGKCDHVCVGNDSCACMKGYKLKPDGRSCEDINECLLGSSNCRGGERCINTEGSFRCMREVSCGTGYELTENNDCKDIDECETGIHNCGEQFTCQNTQGSFRCAPKNTCGSGFIQDALGSCIDINECVSQSNPCHRGQICVNTVGSYACQRNSVNCGRGYHLNEEGTRCVDIDECKGAERVCSGHSCINQLGSYRCECETGYNFNSINRLCEDINECRNYPGRLCGHKCDNTPGSYECSCTTGFQLARDGRNCDDVNECESNPCSQECANVYGSYQCYCRRGYQLNDIDAMTCEDIDECALPTGGHICSYRCHNTPGSFHCSCPANGYTLAVNGRSCQDVDECVTGRHTCAENESCFNILGGYRCLSFDCPKNYRRVGQTTPTLERSDTVRCIKSCLPNDIACVLDPTLSMAHTFFSLPTLREFTRSEEIVFLRTTVPAYGSYHLGTYDVKFEILEGNIENAFDIIKRVENGVYVGVVRLVKPLIGPRETVLKLSMRNLTTQGESGQSIINVHVFVSEFWF; this is encoded by the exons ATGCTTCCTCCCTGCACCGATGTGATGAAATATCTCAAAGTCGTGTTTTTACGCACAGTTTGTCACCTGCTTCACGCCGAGACCAGATACGGACATTTTAGTGCGACTTCAAGAATTAAG ATGTGCTGCGACTGTTGTCTTCTGGGGAAGGAAGCTCAGGACCTGAACATACCCTGCGACCACAACCTGTCAGTGGGCTACCAGTGCAGCCTGGTGTCCCGGGCCTGCTGCATGGACGGAGCCTCAGACAACCAGACAGCAGCAGTGGGACAGTCTGAAT TACCCAACCAGGACGGCAGCGCTGGCGTAGCAGTGGGAGTCGATCCATGCAAAG GGAAGTGTGACCACGTCTGTGTTGGGAATGACTCCTGCGCCTGCATGAAGGGCTATAAACTCAAACCGGACGGGAGGAGCTGTGAGG ACATCAACGAGTGCCTGCTGGGATCCAGCAACTGTCGGGGGGGAGAGCGTTGCATCAACACCGAGGGTTCGTTCCGCTGCATGAGAGAGGTCAGCTGCGGGACCGGCTACGAGCTCACCGAAAACAACGACTGCAAAG ACATAGATGAGTGCGAGACGGGCATCCACAACTGCGGCGAACAGTTCACGTGTCAAAACACCCAGGGATCGTTCCGCTGCGCCCCGAAGAACACCTGCGGCTCGGGCTTCATCCAGGACGCGCTCGGAAGCTGCATCG ATATCAACGAATGTGTCTCCCAGTCAAATCCGTGCCACCGAGGGCAGATCTGCGTGAACACGGTGGGCTCCTACGCCTGCCAGAGGAACTCTGTGAACTGCGGTCGGGGATACCACCTGAATGAAGAGGGCACGCGCTGCGTCG ATATCGACGAGTGCAAAGGAGCCGAGCGGGTCTGCTCAGGCCACTCTTGCATCAACCAGCTGGGGTCGTACCGCTGCGAGTGTGAAACCGGGTACAACTTTAACAGCATCAACCGGCTCTGTGAAG atattaatgaGTGCAGGAACTACCCTGGACGACTATGCGGTCACAAATGTGATAACACCCCTGGGTCCTACGAGTGTAGCTGCACCACCGGCTTCCAACTGGCTAGGGATGGCCGGAACTGCGATg ATGTGAACGAGTGTGAGAGCAACCCGTGCAGCCAGGAATGTGCCAACGTGTATGGCTCCTACCAGTGCTACTGTCGCCGTGGCTACCAGCTCAATGACATAGACGCCATGACTTGTGAAG ATATTGATGAGTGCGCCCTTCCCACTGGCGGCCATATTTGCTCCTATCGCTGCCACAACACACCGGGAAGCTTCCACTGCTCCTGCCCTGCCAACGGCTACACGTTGGCAGTGAACGGGCGCAGCTGCCAGG ACGTTGACGAATGTGTAACGGGAAGACACACATGTGCGGAAAATGAGAGCTGCTTCAACATCCTGGGCGGGTACAGGTGCCTGTCCTTTGACTGTCCCAAAAACTACAGACGTGTTGGACAGAC AACTCCGACGCTCGAACGATCTGACACGGTCCGCTGTATAAAATCCTGTCTGCCCAATGACATCGCCTGCGTTCTGGACCCCACGCTCTCCATGGCCCACACCTTCTTCTCCTTGCCCACCCTCAGAGAGTTCACAAGGTCAGAGG AAATCGTTTTCCTGAGAACGACAGTTCCGGCTTACGGATCGTACCACTTAGGTACTTATGACGTCAAGTTTGAAATCCTAGAGGGCAACATAGAGAACGCCTTTGACATCATCAAGCGAGTGGAGAATGGAGTGTATGTGG